The Sphingomonas carotinifaciens region CGCGTAATCGCCCGCGGCATAGTAGCGCTGAACGATCATGGGCTGTGCCGTCAGGATCAGCTCCGTGCGCGTCGGCGCGGCCTGCACCGGTGACGCGATCGTACCGGCGGTATGCGTATAGAATGCGGTAGCCTCGGCCCGGATGGCGGCGAACCGGTAGCCATAGCCCAGTTCGCCACTCCAGGTGCGCACCGGATCGATCATGGGCGATCCGACAATGATCGCACGAAACGGTGGAGGAGCCGGTGACTCCAGTCGGAAACCGTAAGTGACCAAGGAGGGAAGCTGGTACCCGCGGCCGCCGTTGATCCTCAACAGGCCGTTTTCGCTCGTTCGCACAAGTATCGCGGCATTCAGGCTGACCCGATTGAACGCGCGGTCATAGTCGGCCGGATCGCTCACCGCCGGCAGGCTGATCGCCCCGGACTGCCGCAGCCATAGCCGATCGATCCGGGCGGCGGCAGTGACGGCGATCCGTTCTGCCGGGTGCAGATCGGCGATGACGTTGGCCGACGCCACGTTGTACGAGATGACATCGGAATATTGCGCGTCGCCGGTCAGTCGGTTGTTGCGATACTCGACACCCATGCGCAGCGTATTGTCGTGCCCCAATTGGTACAGGGCAGATGCGCGACTCACCATGGTGCGATTGGCGAGCGACAACCCTCGCGTTACTCCACCGATGCTGCCATCGGTTCCGTAATCGGCATCCAGCCAGTTGACGAAGCTGTTGAGCGACAGTCCGCCCCAGGGCGTATCATGGGTGATCGTCGCATGAACATTGCCGCTGCGATACAACTGATTAGACAGCAATTGGGTCGGCAGGAACTCCAATTGGCGCGTCGTGGCATAACCGCCGCCGATGATCGCGGCGACCGTGCCGATGTCGGCGTTGACGTCAGCGGACACATGATCGGCCTCTACGTCGACGCGGGGACGCCCCAGGATGTTTGCCGGGGTACGCCGCTCATCCTCACGCAGGCGTCCTGCAGTCAGCTTGGCACCGACGGTTTCGGTAACCGGCAGATAGAGCGATGCCGCCAGCCGGCTCATGCCGCGATTGCCCGCGGCTGCCACCGCGCGCATTTCTGCAACTTTGCCGGCCTTTCGGGTGATGATCTTTACCACGCCGCTGGCGGCATTGAATCCGAACAAGGCGCTCGCCGGGCCGCGCACCAACTCGATCTGCTGAATATCCTCGATGGCGACGCCCAGCAGGTTCCAGTTCGTCATACCGTAATGATCGAGATAGACCTGCCGTCCATCGACCAGCACCAGCAGGCGCGCGTTGAAGGTCTGCACGCCGCCACGCACCGCGACGTCGCTTTGTCCCGCGGTCCAGCGATTGACGTCGATGCCCGCATAGCTCTTCAACAGGCCCGGAACGTCACGCGCGGGGGAACGGGCGATCTGCTCGGCCGTGATGATGATGGCCGATCCCGGCAGTTCGGACGCCCGTTGCGGCTTGCCCGTCACGCTGGTGGTGACCGGCTCTCCCATCACCGCCTCAAGCGCGGGATAATCGATGACCTGCGCCGCAAGCGGAGACGTGGACGCGTATAGCGTGGCGGCCATGGCGGGAAGATAACGGATAGGCTGCACGGTCAGATCTCCTTGACCAGCATCAGGAAGGCCGAACCGAAGCGGGCCTTCACGGCACGGGCGGCTGCCCGATTGACGGTGATCTGCACGCGGGGGGCCGATTCCACCGCCACCACGCACCGCCCTGTCTGGACGCACGTCCGGTCGGACGTGATGGTCAAAACGCCTTCGCGGGTCGCGGCTGCCGAAATCGCATCATGCTCGCTTTTCAGGCCTGCCGTCACGAAGGCAAAGCGCATGCCGTGCAGATCGGCCAACGCGTTGACCGGGACCCGCCTGGTCCGGATCACGGCGCCACCGACAGGCATACCGTTCCCGATAGCTCGTTCGATCCCCGCCGCCTCGGCCAGCGACGCTGGCCGATCCGGCGCAACAATGATTGCAGCCACCACCTGCCCTGTAGGCGGAGGCAGTAGAAATGGAAGTACGCGCGCAGCAATGGGCACGTTCAACTCGGCACGCGCTGTCGCTGCCACACCAATGGCAGCAATGATGATTGCTGTCGTTGCGTATCTAATCACGTTCTACCCTCATGAGGGTGACGTAAGGAGCGGCTCATCTACAATCTGTTAAACCGCACTTCTATGAGAAGTCGGCGTCGATTGATCGAGATTAAGGATGCTGCGTCGTTGATCTGACAAATATTTGAGTTAATTCGATAATGCTGTGTTTGCGTTCTTCCGACGATCAAGGTTCATGGATGAAAAAATCTTCCATGCGTGATTTCAAAGAACCGGGTGACCGGGCCACTGGCCGCGAGAGGCTTGTACGCAATCGCTGCCCTTGTCTCGTTCGAGCACCGGAACAGCGCCCTTCCTGCACTCCCACGATCACATCGCCCTCGGAATCAGAAACGCCAACCTACCTCAACCGGCTGATCGGGCTTGGGCCGTGGCTGTTATTGTCGACAATCATGCAATGACCTGCGTGACTTGGCCTCGGCAAAACTGGCGGCGCGATCCGTCGTCGATCGGTGACCCAGCATCGGTCAGCTTCCGTCACGCGGCAGGCGTTCGCGGCGTTATGGCGGGCATCAGCAGATATCCGTCAGAACGAATATCCGAAGATCGCCATGAACGAGGCTTTCCAACGATTGTCGCCGCCCTGCGCTGCGCCCGACGCAAATTGCCCTGCCCCGACATAAGGGTCGTTCCGGCCGAGCATCATCTCCGTATAGACTTTGACTCGCTTCTGCCCCTTCGACGTCCAGACAGCGCCGATGTCGAGGCGCTCGCTGTCGTTGAAAGTCTCGTTCTCCTTGAAGAAGCGGCCGTAATTGACATAGGGGGTCACCTCTACCGGCAGCGATCCGGTATCGATGGCACGCCCCGCCTCTGCAAAGACATAGTGCCCCTTGGCGGCGATATTATAGGAAGAGTCGAAGCCGCCGACCGAGATGATGTCGTTGCGTCCGGGATTGCGTGGATCGATATCCTGCCGCGCGACCAATGCCTTGGCATGCCACGGGCCGTTGGCGGCGGTCAGGCTGGCGGCAAAGACACGCTTGCTGCCATTGCGTCGGGTGTCCGCATTGCGGATGGTGGAGAGCCATCCCGATACCGTCGCATGCAGCGTCGTGCCGTCGCGGTCCGCCAGCGTGTAGCGCACATTGCCGATCAGCATGTCACGCTCGTCATTGTTCGATCCATCGGGCACATAGGCGTCGGCCCTGACGATGTTGGTCGAGTAGCGTGACGAATCCCGGCTGATGCCGAAGCCGGCCGGGCCGGCGGAGGGGAAGAAGCCGAGCTCGATCCGGTAACTCGGCGTTTCGCGGCGATATTTTACGCCCAGATTATACACTTCCTCCATGCCATACACGAAGGCGAGATCGTTCAGGATCGACGATCCCCAATAGCGGTCGTCGAACGGCACCGGCTGCACCCCTGCGGTCAGGCTGTCCTGCTCCGTCAACCTGGCGCCCGCATAGGCGTACATCAGGAAGTTCACCTCGCCCGGATAGACATCGTAGCCGGCTGATTTGCCATAGATGAAGTTGCCGCCAAAGAAGCGGTACTGCGCGGAGCCGAAGAAGCGATCGGAGGTGTAATCCGCGGTGAGCGCAAGCGTATCGAACGACAGGTGGCTGGAAGTGCGCCGCTGCCCGGCGCTGCCGACATCATCGAAGCGCAAATCATATCGTCCGCGCAGCGTGGCGCCGATCTTCAGGCCACCTGCGGGTGGGGGCACGGGTTCGATATCGGGCTTTGTGGCGGGATCGGTGTCGGGCGCGTCCTGACCGGAGCCCGCAGCGACCGCCTGGCTTCCCTGCGGGCAGGATGCGGCGCCATCAGCGCAGATCGCGACGACGGATATGGGGGTCGGGGGTAGCCAGAGCATGCAATCTCCCTGGCCGCAGTCAACATGTGGCTGCGGTCCTTGTTCGCGTTCATCGATGCGCCTGCGTCAGGCGGTGGCGGGATCGTCCAGCCGGCGCTCACCGACGACCGACAGGCCGTAGCCGGACAGCGCGACGAGCGTGCGATGGGTATTGGTCAGCAGGATCATCCGTTCGACGCCCAGTTCGGTCAGGATCATCGCACCCACGCCGTAATCGCGCAGCTCGTCCATGTCGGATGGCGACAACGCTCCCGCGCGTGCCTTGAGCGCCATCGAGAAGCGATCGTCACGGTACCGATTGATGGCAATGACGACCCCCGCCCCCTCCTCGGCGATCATCCGCATCGAGCGTTCCAGCACGTCCATTCCCGGCCCGTCGCCCGCAAAGATGTCGGTCAGCGTCGAGATGGCGTGCATGCGGACCAGGGTCGGTGTCTCGGGATCGAGCCTGCCTTTGACCAAGGCGATCTGCTCGGTGCCCGTCGCCCGGTTGCGAAAGGTGATCGCGCGCCAATCGCCACCCCAGCGGCTGGTGAAGCTTGCCTCCGCGCGGCGCTCCACCAGATGATCGTGGCGACGTCGATAGGCGATCAGGTCACGGATCGTCCCGACCTTCAGGCCGTGACGCTGCGAAAAGCCGATCAGGTCGTCCAGCCGGGCCATCGTGCCGTCATCGTTCATGATCTCGCAGATCACGCCGGACGGGTTCAGACCCGCCAGCCGGGCGACATCGACCGCGGCTTCGGTGTGACCCGCCCGCACCAGCACCCCGCCCTCGCGCGCGATCAGCGGAAAGACATGGCCGGGCGTCACGATCTCCGCCGGGCCGTTCGCGGCGTCGATCGCCACGGCAATGGTGCGGGCGCGATCATTGGCGGAAATACCCGTCGTCACGCCGACGCGCGCCTCGATCGAGGTGGTAAAGGCGGTTTCATGCCGAGTGCCGTTCTTGGGCGACATCGGCTGCAAGCCAAGCTGGCCGATGCGATCCGCCGTCATTGCCAGGCAGATCAGCCCGCGACCATGGGTTGCCATGAAGTTGATCTTCTCGGGCGTCGCCATCTGGGCCGGGATGACCAGGTCGCCTTCATTCTCCCGGTCCTCATCATCGACCAGGATGAACATCCGGCCGTTGCGGGCCTCCTCGATGATCTCCTCGGGCGAGGACAGGAAGGCGGGGCGGGTACGAGCGAGCGCAAGGGATGCCATGCTGAGGTTCCTTATGCGGAAGTGGACGGGTTCAGCGCCGTGTGGCGACGATGGTCATCCGCTCGCGGGGGCACAGCCGCTCTTCCGCCGAGCAGCGCCAAGTAGACCCCGCCGGTGACGATCGGTGCGATCAGCCATCCGATGTCGAGCCCGCCAAGGGCCTTGGCGAGGGGGCCGGTGTAGAGGGCGGAGGTGAGGAAGGGCAGCTGTACCGCGATGCCGGCCAGATAGGCGGCGGCCGCCTTGCCGTTCAGTCTGCCGTAGATGCCGCCGTCCGCTTCGAAGAAGGAGGCGATGTCGTAGCGGCCTTTGCGGATGACGTAGAAGTCGAGGATGTTGATCGTCGCCCAGGGGGCGAGCACGACCATCAATCCGATAACGAAGCCGATGAAGCGCGGCACGAACGTGTCCGCCGACAGCGTGGCGACGGTCAGGCAACCGCCGAGGACCAGCACCGACAGCATGACGCGAGCCCGCCGCCCCGGCATCCACGACACCACGAAGGTCTGCGCCATGGTGATGAGGGACAGCACCGCGCCGTAGATGTTGAGCGCATTGTGACTGACGATGTTGAGGACGAAGAGCAGCATCAGGACCGGCCCGAGCACGCCCACCGCCTGTCCCACCTGCGTCATCGGATCGGCGTTTGCCGCGGCGCCCGCCACCGCCAGCGCGCCGAGCAGGAACGACGCGGCCGCCCCCAGCGCCGCACCGGCGAAACTCGCCAGGAACGGACCGCGCACGCCGACGCTGGGCGGCAGATAGCGGGAATAATCAGACGTGTAGCAGGCATAAGAAATGTGCCAGACCGCACCCAGGGAGAAGGTGGACAGCCAGCCGACCATGGAAAAGCCACCCCGCCACAACACGCCATCGGGCAGGGCGCCGGTCAGGCGGATGGCGGCGTAGAGCAGTCCCAGACCCATGAACCACATGCCGATGCGGTTGAGCAGGTGGATGACGTTGTAGCCGAGGATGCCGATGGCCGCCGCGGCGATCGCGCAGAGGACCGCGCCCAGGGGCAGGCCGATACCGGGGGACAGAGCGTGGACCGATCGTGCGGCCAGGACGATGTTGGAGGTGAAGAAGCCGACATAGAGCAGGGTGGCGAAGGTGACGACCAGGAGGGCGCCGTAGCGGCCGAACTGGCCGCGGCTCTGGATCATCTGCGCCAGTCCCATTTGCGGCCCTTGCGCCGAGCAGGCGCCCAGCACCGCGGCACCGACAAGATGGCCCAGGATGATCGCGGAGATGCTCCAGCCGAGCGACAGGCCGAACACTTGGATCGCCATGGCGCCGGTGACGACCGGCAAGGGTGCGATGTTGGTGGTGAACCACAAGGTGAACAGATCGCGCACCCGGCCCTGACGCTGATCCAGCGGCACGAACCCGATGCTGTTTTCCTCGATGGCGCTGCGCGTCTCGCCGCCGCCTGTCGCCTCTCCGGGGGTTGCCATGACCAGCAAATCCTCATATTCTTATGGTATACCATAGGACGGTATGCTTGATGGTCGCGGCATGCAACCCCAAAAATGGGCCGGAAACGGGCATGGCGCCGAACCAAGAGGAAAGGATCGACGGATGAAGTTCTCGCTCTTCCTGCACATGGAGCGCTACGACGAGGCGATCTCGCACCGGCAGCTCTACGAAGAACTCCTGGCCCTATGCGACCTCGCCGAAGAGGGCGGGCTCCACAAGGTGTGGATCGGCGAGCACCATGCGATGGAATACACCATCTCGCCCAACCCCATCGCCCTGCTGTCGGCGGTGGCGGAGCGGACGAAGCGAATCCGGCTGGGCGCCGGCACCTTTATCGCCCCCTTCTGGCATCCGATCCGCATGGCGGGCGAAGCGGCGATGCTCGACGTGATTTCGAACGGCCGCGCCGAAATCGGTCTGGCGCGCGGGGCGTACCAGTTCGAGTTCGATCGGATGCTGAACGGCGTCTCGGCCAATGACGGCGGCAAGTATCTGCGCGAGATGGTGCCCGTCATCCGCAAGCTATGGGAAGGCGATTATGCGCATGACGGCGAGATCTGGCAGTTCCCGGTCTCGACCAGCGTGCCCAAGCCCGTTCAATCCCCCACCCCGCCGATCTGGATCGCCGCCCGCGATCCCGATTCGCACAAGTTCGCGGTGGCGAACGGATGCAGCGTGATGGCCACGCCCCTGTTCAAGGGCGACGACGAGGTGAAGGACCTCGCGCGCAAATTCGACGAGGCATGCGCCGCCAGCCCGGACGTGGCGCGGCCCGAACTGATGATCCTGCAACATGCGCATGTCCACACCGGGGACGATGACTGGCAGCGGGCGGCCGAGGGCATCTCGTTCTTCTTCCGGGCATTCGGCGCATGGGCCGGTAACAAGAAGCCGCCGGTCAACGGCTTCCACCACGACATTCCCGACCTGAACGTCGAGAAGTTTCCCGATCTCGCGCCCGACGCGGTCCGCCGCAACATGATGGTCGGCAAGCCCGAGGACATCGTCGCCCGGCTGAAATCCTATGAGGCGATGGGCGTCGACGAATACAGCATCTGGGTCGACAACAGCCTGTCCTACGAAGAGAAGCGCCGGTCGATCCAGCTCTTCATCGACCATGTCATGCCGGCATTCGCCTGACATGACCGGCCGTGGCCCGAAAGCCTACTGGATCGCCCGGGTCGATGTGACCGACCCGGGCGCTTATGCCGAGTATATGGCGCTGGGGCCCGCCGCGTTGGTCGCGGGCGGCGGTCGCCTGCTGTCGCGCGGCGGGCGGGCGGTGGCGCTGGAGGGCCCGCCGCCTCGCGAGCGCACCGTGGTCATCGAATTCGACAGCATGGAGGCCGCGCTCGCCTGTCACGCCTCGCCCGCTTATCGTGCGGCGCGTGCCAGGCGGGAGGGCGCCGCCGAGGTCGAGATCGTCATCGTGGAAGGATTGGACGAATGAGCAGGGATCGCAGCGAGGCGTTCGAACGGGGCCTCGCCACGCGTCGCGAGGTGCTGGGCGACGCCTATGTCGACAAGGCGCTGGACGGTGCGGACGACTTCAACTGGCCGATGCAGCAGCTCACCACGGAATATTGCTGGGACCATATCTGGAACCGGCCGGGACTGGACCGGCGCAGCCGCAGCATCCTGAACCTGGGCATGATCGCGGCGCTGAACCGTGGTCATGAGTTCAAGGCGCATATCCGCGGCGCGCTGGCCAACGGGCTGACGCGCGAAGAGATTCAGGAAATCCTGTTGCAGATCGCGGTCTATGTCGGCGTGCCGGCCGGCGTCGACAGCTTCCGGCTGGCGCGAGAGGTGTTCGCGGAGATCGACGCGGCGGCGTGACGGACCTGTCCGGCCCCCGCCCAACGCGACCGCATTGGCGTGGTGCGGGGGTCGACCTACATCGCGGTGATGCAGGAACTGACCCTGACCGTTGTCGGCATCGACTTTCCCAATGCGGATGGCAGCAATCGCCGATCCGAAGCGATGATGACGCTGCCCGGCGAGCCTGTGTCGCTGAAGCCGGAGCCGAAGAACAGGCATGATGCCAACGCCATCGCCGTGATCGGATCGCGCGGCGTGCAGATCGGCTATCTTAGCGCCGAGCGAGCGCCGTTGATCGGCGCGCGGATCGGCCGCGGCGAAGAGGTGTCGGCCGTGTTCCAGGGGTTGGCCGGAGCCTGCGCCTATATCCGCGTCCGGTTTGGCGGGGGCATGCCCACCCTGCCGACAAAGGCGCCGGGCTCATCGTCGATCGACAAGCCGGTGGCTGACGACCCTGACGGTTTCTATCCCGATGACGACGGCCCGGAATGGGGCGCCTGACCCGCCGGGGTCAGCGCATGCCGAAGCCGGCGCGGCTGTTTTCGCCATTGTCCCGGCGGTCGCGTCCGGCAAGGATATTTTCCAGTTCGGCCAGGCTGTGCGGTACATCGATATGCTGCGCGCCCAGGAACAGCCGACTGCCCTCCCCTTCCGGGATCGCATGGGTCAGCTTGTCGATATCAACCAGCGCCGTGCCCGAGGGGAGCATTTCCATTTGAACGAAGCGCATCGCCGTCTCCAGAGTTGAACGCCGCGAGGGGGCTTCGCGGCTGTCGATCGGTTCAACAGAACGCATGACGCGCCGGATCGACGCGGCGGACCCATAGGCTTGCGCCCGGACGGACCGGTTCCGCGTTTGGACGATATGGAGGCGAACATGACCATCGATCCCGATCAGCAGGACGGCACCGACGACCGCGAGGCCGAGGAAATGGAGACGGTACAGGAAGAGGCCGCGGAGGAACGCGAGAATAATCGCGGCTACCAATAGGGACGGACGGTGGCGATCGGCCCGGCCGATGCGCAGGAGGCGACGCTGCGCCTGCTTTCCACGCGGTCGGCCACCGCCACCATTTGTCCCAGCGAAGTGGCCCGGATGCTGGCGGGCGACGGCGGCGACTGGCGCGCGATGATGCCCGTCGTCCATGACGGCGTGGATGGACTGGTGGCAGCGGGCACGATCCGGCTGAGCTGGAAGGCCGTACCCATGGCGCGGCGGGCCGGCCCCTATCGCATAGGATGGGTGGGTTAGTCGAACCGCCGTTCAACCCGCTGGATCCCGTTAATTTTTTGCCGGGATACCGGGTTCGCATGGCTTCTTCGTGGAACGACGGTGTGTGCGGTGCCGTTCATTGTGGAAGGACCAGGTGGTTCTTTGGGAGCGGCGATGTTGAAGCGTAGCGAGGATGGGGTGGTGGCCGGTGGAGA contains the following coding sequences:
- a CDS encoding DUF3253 domain-containing protein yields the protein MAIGPADAQEATLRLLSTRSATATICPSEVARMLAGDGGDWRAMMPVVHDGVDGLVAAGTIRLSWKAVPMARRAGPYRIGWVG
- a CDS encoding carboxymuconolactone decarboxylase family protein, giving the protein MSRDRSEAFERGLATRREVLGDAYVDKALDGADDFNWPMQQLTTEYCWDHIWNRPGLDRRSRSILNLGMIAALNRGHEFKAHIRGALANGLTREEIQEILLQIAVYVGVPAGVDSFRLAREVFAEIDAAA
- a CDS encoding YfiR/HmsC family protein — its product is MIRYATTAIIIAAIGVAATARAELNVPIAARVLPFLLPPPTGQVVAAIIVAPDRPASLAEAAGIERAIGNGMPVGGAVIRTRRVPVNALADLHGMRFAFVTAGLKSEHDAISAAATREGVLTITSDRTCVQTGRCVVAVESAPRVQITVNRAAARAVKARFGSAFLMLVKEI
- a CDS encoding DUF1330 domain-containing protein translates to MTGRGPKAYWIARVDVTDPGAYAEYMALGPAALVAGGGRLLSRGGRAVALEGPPPRERTVVIEFDSMEAALACHASPAYRAARARREGAAEVEIVIVEGLDE
- the ribB gene encoding 3,4-dihydroxy-2-butanone-4-phosphate synthase, translated to MASLALARTRPAFLSSPEEIIEEARNGRMFILVDDEDRENEGDLVIPAQMATPEKINFMATHGRGLICLAMTADRIGQLGLQPMSPKNGTRHETAFTTSIEARVGVTTGISANDRARTIAVAIDAANGPAEIVTPGHVFPLIAREGGVLVRAGHTEAAVDVARLAGLNPSGVICEIMNDDGTMARLDDLIGFSQRHGLKVGTIRDLIAYRRRHDHLVERRAEASFTSRWGGDWRAITFRNRATGTEQIALVKGRLDPETPTLVRMHAISTLTDIFAGDGPGMDVLERSMRMIAEEGAGVVIAINRYRDDRFSMALKARAGALSPSDMDELRDYGVGAMILTELGVERMILLTNTHRTLVALSGYGLSVVGERRLDDPATA
- a CDS encoding purine-cytosine permease family protein, translating into MATPGEATGGGETRSAIEENSIGFVPLDQRQGRVRDLFTLWFTTNIAPLPVVTGAMAIQVFGLSLGWSISAIILGHLVGAAVLGACSAQGPQMGLAQMIQSRGQFGRYGALLVVTFATLLYVGFFTSNIVLAARSVHALSPGIGLPLGAVLCAIAAAAIGILGYNVIHLLNRIGMWFMGLGLLYAAIRLTGALPDGVLWRGGFSMVGWLSTFSLGAVWHISYACYTSDYSRYLPPSVGVRGPFLASFAGAALGAAASFLLGALAVAGAAANADPMTQVGQAVGVLGPVLMLLFVLNIVSHNALNIYGAVLSLITMAQTFVVSWMPGRRARVMLSVLVLGGCLTVATLSADTFVPRFIGFVIGLMVVLAPWATINILDFYVIRKGRYDIASFFEADGGIYGRLNGKAAAAYLAGIAVQLPFLTSALYTGPLAKALGGLDIGWLIAPIVTGGVYLALLGGRAAVPPRADDHRRHTALNPSTSA
- a CDS encoding TonB-dependent receptor plug domain-containing protein, whose amino-acid sequence is MQPIRYLPAMAATLYASTSPLAAQVIDYPALEAVMGEPVTTSVTGKPQRASELPGSAIIITAEQIARSPARDVPGLLKSYAGIDVNRWTAGQSDVAVRGGVQTFNARLLVLVDGRQVYLDHYGMTNWNLLGVAIEDIQQIELVRGPASALFGFNAASGVVKIITRKAGKVAEMRAVAAAGNRGMSRLAASLYLPVTETVGAKLTAGRLREDERRTPANILGRPRVDVEADHVSADVNADIGTVAAIIGGGYATTRQLEFLPTQLLSNQLYRSGNVHATITHDTPWGGLSLNSFVNWLDADYGTDGSIGGVTRGLSLANRTMVSRASALYQLGHDNTLRMGVEYRNNRLTGDAQYSDVISYNVASANVIADLHPAERIAVTAAARIDRLWLRQSGAISLPAVSDPADYDRAFNRVSLNAAILVRTSENGLLRINGGRGYQLPSLVTYGFRLESPAPPPFRAIIVGSPMIDPVRTWSGELGYGYRFAAIRAEATAFYTHTAGTIASPVQAAPTRTELILTAQPMIVQRYYAAGDYATYGTEFSLSGREAMVSWRANYTWTRTREDLDDLGSLAPMPLSPQSTTPRHKANLELGYDDGSRWYATAVARYTSATRQFAFVPVAPLPQVASFAVDDAVAVDARLGLRLSRQVELFVAGENLTLAGGAAVSTIPADRRLRGGLRTSL
- a CDS encoding HIRAN domain-containing protein — translated: MRGSTYIAVMQELTLTVVGIDFPNADGSNRRSEAMMTLPGEPVSLKPEPKNRHDANAIAVIGSRGVQIGYLSAERAPLIGARIGRGEEVSAVFQGLAGACAYIRVRFGGGMPTLPTKAPGSSSIDKPVADDPDGFYPDDDGPEWGA
- a CDS encoding LLM class flavin-dependent oxidoreductase; protein product: MKFSLFLHMERYDEAISHRQLYEELLALCDLAEEGGLHKVWIGEHHAMEYTISPNPIALLSAVAERTKRIRLGAGTFIAPFWHPIRMAGEAAMLDVISNGRAEIGLARGAYQFEFDRMLNGVSANDGGKYLREMVPVIRKLWEGDYAHDGEIWQFPVSTSVPKPVQSPTPPIWIAARDPDSHKFAVANGCSVMATPLFKGDDEVKDLARKFDEACAASPDVARPELMILQHAHVHTGDDDWQRAAEGISFFFRAFGAWAGNKKPPVNGFHHDIPDLNVEKFPDLAPDAVRRNMMVGKPEDIVARLKSYEAMGVDEYSIWVDNSLSYEEKRRSIQLFIDHVMPAFA